From the genome of Solanum lycopersicum chromosome 7, SLM_r2.1:
gaTTAACATTGATGGTTcagttgtcggattgggacaaTCAATGTTAATCTTCAAAGTGTAAAAAAGCTTAGAAGCCATGAAAGTGAAAGAGAGAAGGAGAATGTGAAAAGGTAAAGTAATTTTCTATAAagtgaaaaatttataaaatggaagaaaaacttccactttataaagtgttaagaaaaagttccgttatacattaaaaatacatGTTATGACACTAACGGAAAACGTttaaagtgaaactttttcttccactaagcttattttagttagtaACTAAAGTAGTGCcttattttgatcatttttatatttttgtggcttatttAGGTTTACGACTCATTCAGTTGCAATTATATAAATAGTGTTACAGATGCAGTCTCTGTCATGTTAAGCTCATCTTGACTTATTCTGTTTTAACTATTTAGGTTCCATTTTTCTCCCAAATGGATGATCAATTACTTGATGCAATATGCGAACGTCTAGTCTCGTCCTTAAGCACAGAAGGCACTTATATTGTCCGTGAAGGAGATCCAGTCACGGAAATGTTGTTTATCATCAGAGGTAGGCTCGAGAGTTCTACAACGAATGGTGGTCGGACTGGTTTCTTCAATTGCATTACATTGAGGCCTGGAGATTTTTGCGGAGAGGAGCTACTCGCTTGGGCTTTGCTTCCGAAATCAACAACGAACTTGCCTTCTTCGACCAGAACAGTCAAGGCGCTTGTTGAAGTAGAAGCATTTGCATTGAGAGCTGAAGATCTCAAGTTTGTAGCCAACCAATTTAGACGCCTTCATAGCAAGAAGCTCCAGCATACATTCCGGTTCTACTCTCACCATTGGCGCACATGGGCAGCCTGTTTCATCCAGGCTGCATGGAGACGACACAAGCGGAGAACAATGGCAAAAGATCTTGCAGCACTGGAATCATTTTCTCTGGATGAGAGTACGGTCGATGAAACAGAGCAAAATGAGGAGCACGATCAAGGTAACGCTAACTCAAATCCGTCCCCAAGAATATCACACCTCGGAGTCACAATATTGGCTTCAAGATTTGCTGCTAACACAAGAAGAGGAGCTCAAAAACTTAAAGAAGTAAGATTACCTAAGTTACAGAAACCTGAAGAGCCTGACTTTTCAGCTGAGCCTGATGACTAGATTACGATTGATAGTTTCATTGAGATATCGATACGATGACCAACTCTGAGATTGAAGTTTTCCGCGATACATTCTTACACTCAGGATCATCGCTGTACATGTAGAACGCGCGTTTCTTAAAGATAATAGTGTTGCAAGAGAGGGAGCTTTTGGTAAGGGAATCTGGtttttcattttcccttttgGTTAATGTAATTGTATTTAAGATTAGTTGTTTCAGTATCAGGATGCTAAATATGTACTTGTATAAACTCAATAACATCTCAAGTCATTTGTAAAAACTTAGAGTTGCTAGTTCCATAGTACAAGTAAATgagtattttatcaaaattttacaaTGTTTCATGTCCTTCCCCCCCCAAATATCTTGCTTCAAGGTACTTGGAATCTGATTTTGGTTATGCTTATAAATTTGTATCCACGGTGGGTCTTTCGGAATTAGCCTCTTTACCTTTAAGGTATGGATAACCGGATAAGGTCTGTATATACTCTATCCTTCCCTAATAATACATGGAACGCAATGTAGGCCCTTAACTACTTTAAgggtaaaatagaaaaatactatAGATTTTCGCATAACTTATACCCTCGGAAACGCCTTGGAAACTCGAGGGATGATGAGTTCACACATCAAGAATTGGTTCACACAGATCTGTGACTTAAGACACAAGTCCCTCAACCTTTGGTCTAAGGCTATAAGTTTCAACATTTTCCCTCAACTAACTACTTAACAGAAGTCCAGATATATTGAGACACTCCagaaaattgaataaaagcaaATAACACAAAAAAAGATGGCAGTTGTGTGTTACAAAGATCTAAGAAACATGTACATCTAAGTTAGTATTACAGAGAAACTAGGATAAATTGATTATGAAAAGTAGGGGGGCCGGGGGAGTCGACAGTAGAGTCTCTCACGTCCAGATCAAGTTTTTGTCGTGGCGTTTATGTTCTCTTTTATGTAATACAATCTCATTTCTCCAGCTTTAACCAGAAGTCttgtttcaatatttattatcaaTGTCGTAAAACTCAATATTCTTGTACTTTTGGGATATGATCTCCGCTTGTACTTTCCTTGCAGTGTCTGTAGCACAACCAACAAGAATAAGCACTGACGTGCCTGCAAAGCCTCGGAAAGCAGTGAGGTGTGTGGCTTGTTCAATCACAGCAGGGCCAGCAGCGAGAAGTGCCAAAAATGCTGAACCAAGAACTGATATCCGGCTGAGTACCTGTAAATCCCCCATTTATGGCATGCATCAAGACAAAACACTTTCATCTTTGAACCTTAATAAGATTACCGCGTGCAGCTATTTATACAGTATATATGCGGTACATCAATTACTGATTCTAGAGAGTCAAGTATAAAGAAGTGGGACACTATCCTTACTAGAAAAGAAACAATGAAGTGAAATAGCACTACCAAAGGTTGTGGTGGGATAAATAGTGTCCTTCAACCCTTAACCAGAGATCTCTTATTCGAGCCTTGAGAATGGTGAAACTCCTAGTAGGGAGCTTCACCCTTTAATAGGCCTTATGCGACACAAATTCAGATTAATCGGGTCATCGATTTCAAACACAAGATCCACCTTGCTTAAAACAGATGAGGATCCAAATATGGTGGCTAATCTAACTATTAAAGGTAATACATATAACTATGGGGATATGACACTATAACCATGGGGTCAATCATTTTTCTTTGATGAGAATTTTTCCATCTTATTATCttgaattattcttattttaagtCGAAGATCTATCCGAAACAACCTTTTGTCAACCCCCAAACCCACTTCTGGGATTACATTGGGTATTTGTTATTGTATTATCTTGAATTGTTAACCTTGTGACTTCTATTACTTTTATGTAGTTTCAAATATACgtctattttcttcaaaaagttTGATAAATCTGTCTAAATTCCAACCAAAAATTAGGTGCTTTGACCCTCACTCTCCGAACTTATCACATAGAATGAGACAGAGAGAGAGTGtgtcttttatataaatatctaaacaTATTTACAGCTTTCTGATATCTCCATCAAAAGATCCAAATACTGAAAATGCCTATTCTCACTTAAGAATGAGCATCGGTCCTGCTAGATTAATACTAGAACGATTTATAGTTTCTTAGTGCAGTAACAACTGAGCTTACCAAAGCTGTGGGACAATTTCCCGTTAGATGTGTCAGATAATttcgatgttatgaaaatgatggGTGAAGAACTATTTTGAGAATCAAGATAGGCATTAAGCAGAAAGAGAACGCGACTATCAAAGAAACCGGAGAAGGGAAAAATACCGTTTTGATGAATGCCGCTGTGCTTTTACCCGGTCGAACAAGTGGGATTGAGGCACCTTGTCGTTTCAACTGATCACTGACATCGTCAGGGTCCAATTGCAGGAATGTATAATAGTAATTGAAGAAGGCAATCAACAAAATGTTTGTCGGCAGATAGAAAGAACCTGCAAATGAACAGCTGTTTAGTTGTAGCCCTCAAAATgttacaaaatgaaaaaaattaagtcCACACATGCATGTGCTGAAAGAAATGTACTATCAATAATAATACGCTAATTCTCATTGTTTTGctatttcttttgttgaaaatacaaaaaaacagtttttatcttttcccttttatttccAAAATGACAGTCACCAACTCACCGATAATCTCCCCTTGGGGAGAAGATTTGGACCACAACCCCATGTAATTCCTCCGTAGTGCAAGGCTTTAATATGAATACCACCTAGTCCACCTTAGACAAGTCACTTTCCCATTTCTGCCTCTAGTTGCTCTATCTTTTGCGTATTACCACTAACTCAAAAGTATTGCACAACAGGTTTTACAAGACTAAACCTCTTCGCTTAGAGATAGTCGGcaattttgtttcaaattttttgtacATCAGGAAAGGAGATGCATATGCATCATAACTTCAGACAGAGTCGAGTTTAATGCACAAAATTTTTTCAGTGAAAGGTGAACGTGAAGTAAGGTAACTGCACTGTCTTTTACTTACCTCCAGGGTTTAAACCTGCTGCAGCGTTTCTCAGAAAACCTACACCGGTGAAACGTGCCAAAGTGCCAGGAAGGGCTAGTGATGATGTAGAGAAAATAATCGGCATTACTCCTGAACTGTTCACCTGTTCATTGTAATATATCTGTAAGTTGTAACTAAGAAGGATCATAAATTTCTAAGTGCAAAAGAACTTCACTGCACACTTCCATCACAAATATAAGGATTAGCAGGACCGATGTGTCTCCTTGTCTTATTCACTTGAGCTACCAAACAATCTACAAAAAGTACTGGAGATTACAATATAATGACTCTGATAAAAGCATGCGCATGAAACAAAACATGACTATGGTCTAAGTTGCTCAGACTCGGGTGCAGGTGTCCGATACGGGTACGGATCTAGAATTTTAAGATTCGGGGTATAGATCCAAAAGCCGAGACGGGTGAGGGGATTTGGctaaatttaattcaaatatctaaGAATAGAGTTATACGTCTAAATTTTGACATAATATGTGGAAAAGTAACAAGGTATTCCGAGGAGAAAAGATTGATCAAGAGGAAAATCCTAGAAGTAGATATAAAGAAAAGGATTGACAGAGAAATTTCTATATACAAAGTAttccattttcttcaatttcaccttAACTTTTGTTTTAACATCAAAAAATCATTGCATCTGCACCAATTTCTCTGTCGATTTTGGTCAAAGTATCCAAAATTGGTTGCCAGATCCAGTAAGGATCCCATTCCCACACCTGCTCCCAGACCAACATCGTGTTGATACGGGTGCAGCACTGAAAGTGAGAAGTTTGAGCAACTTAGATTACGGATGTAGAGTTGGGGTTTCTAGGGTGTTCGGAAGATAAATTGTAGTTCTGAACCTATGACGCAATTGTCGCACTCACTTCTCCCGCACATGCTTGCATGTGAAATGACACATCCGATGACTAACCACAAACGAAGCAAGAGGAAATTTCAAACCAGTACTAAGTAACTTCTTCCACAGGTAAATAATTTCAACCCTCACTCCTCTCATAAAATAAGAGTCCGCACCTCGCGTTtatttagcattacaatccttCAAAATTGACTAAATGAAAGAGGAGACAAAAGACTACTAACTTTAAATGGTAAGTATGCAGATTTTTGAAGTCCTCCTCCTGTTCTGCCAGTATACCTTGATGCATAATTTAGCGGAATTTTCCTCTCTGCTTCCTGAAAAACGTGGTTGAGAACGCTGTTAGCAATCAACGGCATGAAAATAAGTTAAATGCCAAGTAATTTAGACATAAGAACATACCTGAACATATACAATGCTAAGGACTAGCAGGAAGAACGAGACTAGGATGCCAACGAGCCCAACATAATTACCATCTTGATAGGCCTGCGCGACTGTCCTACCAAAGGACGCTGGCAAGTAGGAGATGATATTTGTAAAGATCAAAAGAGATGTACCATTTCCAAGTTTTAAATCAGTGATTCGCTCCCCAATATAAGTCGTAAATACTGAGCCGAGGGTCAAAAGTACAACGGAAGAAATTGCCCACTGGGTACTGAAGTCATTAACATAAGGGCGAAGGAACAATACTTGGCCAATTGCCTGCCACAGAAGTTAAAGAAAAGTGTAATTTTCCAATTGATTCTGCAATTATTTGACCACGACGTACAAGTGAGATCAGATTGAAAACAGACTACAGATACTGTTTTGTTCACGAAATATCTTATTCAAAAggtaaaatacataaacagataGACAAACTTGGCCTTAGCTGGAAAGTAAGCGCTCCAACGTTGAGTATGCACATCAAGACACCTCAACTCGTCACCACTGTCAGTTGAACACTCCAACTAACAAAATGATCATCTAGACAACTCCAAAACATATGTCCACGTCAGCGTCGAGTGTCCACAAGACACAGAGGGGACAAGTTGGAGTGTCAAGTTGTCAGTTGCGAccaagttgaggtgtctagatgTGCACTCTCGGGGAGCTTACTTGCCAGTTGAGTTCAAGTTTGAGTGTTTGGTTGTGTATTATGCCTAATCAAAATGCTTCTTCATTCAAGTAATAACAGTTTTTCTAGGAAATATTACCTGTACTACGGCAAATCCAACAGAAGCATAGCGAGTATACTGGAGAACTTTCTTTCTTCCAGCTTCACCTTCTCTTTTCTGAAGTTCTTGCAACTTGGGGTAGATTTGAGCAAGAAGTTGAAACACAATTTGTGCATTAATGAAGGGAACAATACCTAGGGAGCATATTCCAAGGCGACCTATACCTCCACCGGAAAAGGAATCCAAAGTACTTAAAATACTATTCTCATCTAAATTGCCAACAAAGGCCTCCCGATTTACTCCACCGAGCGGTATATAGATCCCGAGTCGTGACAAAGCCAAAAAGCCTAATAGCTTTAGAAACTTTCCCGGTAACGGGCCTTTGAAGAAGTCTCCAAAATCAATGCTAGTATCTTCAATTGCAGCTGACAGTGACAAGAAATCCTAATCAAAGGTTAAGATTGTGGGGTGTTATCAAAAGTATAAAAGCACAGTAACACAGATTAGTTAGACTACCTGCCAACCCTCTAGCTGAtgaatttttctcttttctagTGTTTGAGGAGCTTTCAAATGTCTGAGAGAGCAAGCTCACTAAATTATCCCAGGATGATTTACCTGAATTGATACCCAATGGATCAAATACTGAATTATCACAGCTGGAGAAAGAGGGTAACAGtcagaaagaagaaaaaaattaaaaatttaggaATTTGGTGCAGAAATAGTTAAATCAATGAAATGGATCGACAGAAAATAGTAGCACAAAGAGATCAAGGAAGGAGAAAGTGTATGTAAATGGCACATAACAGTTCAAGATTTCATGCACAAATCCAACTACTTCACAACctcaaaatc
Proteins encoded in this window:
- the LOC101263722 gene encoding preprotein translocase subunit SCY1, chloroplastic, yielding MLITVREISSSSLCFNSKQLHSLKVNRVTPICKASSLSFHKKSTAPSWNLGLFESTNSCDNSVFDPLGINSGKSSWDNLVSLLSQTFESSSNTRKEKNSSARGLAAAIEDTSIDFGDFFKGPLPGKFLKLLGFLALSRLGIYIPLGGVNREAFVGNLDENSILSTLDSFSGGGIGRLGICSLGIVPFINAQIVFQLLAQIYPKLQELQKREGEAGRKKVLQYTRYASVGFAVVQAIGQVLFLRPYVNDFSTQWAISSVVLLTLGSVFTTYIGERITDLKLGNGTSLLIFTNIISYLPASFGRTVAQAYQDGNYVGLVGILVSFFLLVLSIVYVQEAERKIPLNYASRYTGRTGGGLQKSAYLPFKVNSSGVMPIIFSTSSLALPGTLARFTGVGFLRNAAAGLNPGGSFYLPTNILLIAFFNYYYTFLQLDPDDVSDQLKRQGASIPLVRPGKSTAAFIKTVLSRISVLGSAFLALLAAGPAVIEQATHLTAFRGFAGTSVLILVGCATDTARKVQAEIISQKYKNIEFYDIDNKY